The following is a genomic window from Fulvia fulva chromosome 9, complete sequence.
ATCTCACAGCACATCTACCGATCCTTGTCGCCGGCCTACGAGTGGCAGTGGTCGATCCGGTGCCTACCACTCGTGCCACTGCTTCGAAGGCATTGGGTTCTACGATCGAGAAGCTCGGCGAGGATGCGCTGCCAGATCTCATCCCAAGCCTCATGTCCACACTCAAGTCCGATTCTGGTGCTGGTGATCGTCTTGGTTCTGCCCAGGCACTGTCTGAAGTGCTTGCCGGTCTTGGTACGAGCAGACTTGAGGAGACTTTGCCAACTATCATGCAGAACGTGTCCAGCTCCAAGGCATCTGTGCGCGAGGGCTTCATGTCGCTGTTCATCTTCTTGCCGGCGTGCTTCGGTAACAGCTTCGCGAACTACCTCAACCGGATCATTCCACCCATTCTCGCAGGTCTGGCAGACGATGTCGAGTCCATCCGCGAGACAGCCCTTCGCGCTGGTCGCCTGCTTGTCAAGAACTTTGCAGCTCGCTCCGTTGATCTCTTGCTTCCTGAGCTTGAGCGTGGTCTTGCTGATGACAGCTACCGCATTCGTCTCAGCTCTGTCGAATTGGTCGGTGACCTCCTGTTTAACCTTACCGGAATCAGTGGCAAGGCCGAAGCCGAAGACATCGAGGAAGGTGCTAACGAAGCCGGCCAATCTCTTCTCGAGATTCTTGGCGAGGAGAAGCGCAACAGAGTGCTCTCTGCGTTGTACATCTGCCGCTGCGATACTTCTGGCCTGGTTCGTACATCTGCCATGAACGTGTGGAAGGCTCTTGTTTCATCGCCGCGGACACTGCGTGAGCTTGTGCCAACGCTCACGCAACTTCTCATCCGGAGATTGGCTAGCTCCAACCCAGAGCAAAAGGTCATTGCTGGTAATGCTCTCGGCGAACTTATTAGGAAAGCCGGAGAAGGCGTACTCGCAACACTTCTACCCACCCTTGAGGAAGGTCTGCAGACCTCGACAGATACCGATGCCAGAGAAGGTATCTGTATTGCCCTGCGTGAGCTCATCAGTGCAGCAACACCAGAGTCGCTCGAAGACTACGAAAAGACTCTCATCTCTGTGGTCCGCACTGCACTGGTTGACTCAAACGAAGACGTCAGAGAGGCTGCAGCTGAGGCGTTCGACAGCTTGCAGAAGATCTTGGGCAAGCGTGCGGTCGACCAGGTTCTACCACATCTGCTGAACCTACTGAGATCAGAAGAGGACAAGGACAACGCGCTCTCTGCTCTGCTCACCCTCCTTACAGAGACATCAAGATCGAACATCATCCTGCCGAACTTGCTTCCTACGCTACTCACATCGCCTATCTCAGGCTTCAATGCTAGAGCACTGGCATCACTCGCGGAAGTCGCCAGCTCCGCCATGACAAGAAGACTGCCGAACATTCTGAACTCACTCATGGACAACAAGATTGCCACCAAAGACATGGACGTTAGATCAGATCTTGATGCAGCATTCAATTCCATCCTGCTGTCTGTTGACGAATATGATGGCCTTAACACCATGATGAGCGTTATGCTTGCTATGGCTAAGCACGACGACCATCGCCGACGCGCAGCTGCTGATCTTCACCTGGCCAAGTTCTTTTCGGAAACTGACATTGACTTCTCGAGATACTACCCAGACATCATTCGAGCGTTGCTTATTGCCTTCGATGATAGTGACAACGAAGTCGTCAAGGCAGCCTGGTCCGCACTTGATGCTTTGATGAAGAAGCTTCGCAAGGAGGAGATGGAGTCTCTTGTCGTGTCGACAAGACAGACTCTCAACCAGGTGGGTGTTGCTGGACACGCTCTGCCAGGATTCTCTCTACCAAAGGGCATCAACGCCATTCTGCCAATTTTCTTGCAAGGTTTGATGAATGGCTCAGCCGAGCAGAGAACACAGGCCGCGCTTGCCATCTCGGACCTCATCGACCGTACAGCGGCGGATGGCCTACGACCATTCGTCACACAGATCACCGGTCCACTCATCCGTGTTGTGTCAGAGCGATCTACCGAGCTCAAAGCGGCTATCCTGCTGACGCTGAACAACTTGCTGGAGAAGATCCCGACGTTCCTCAAGCCGTTCTTGCCACAGCTTCAGCGCACGTTTGCAAAGTCACTAGCAGACCCTTCAAGCGAGGTCCTCCGGTCACGAGCTGCGAAGGCGCTCGGCACGCTGATTACCATGACGCCGCGTATCGATCCGCTCATTGCTGAACTCGTCACTGGATCGAAGACAACAGACATGGGCGTCAAGAATGCTATACTGAAAGCACTGTACGAGGTGGTGAGCAAAGCTGGTGCCAACATGAATGACGTGTCACGGAACTCCATTCTCGGCCTCATCGATTCTGACTCGGGCGACTCTGATGATGCCCTTGACATTACATACGCCAAGCTGCTCGGCGCATTGATCAAGGTCCTGCCTACGGATACGCAGACCGAGCTTATCAAGAGTCGTGTACTCAGGAAGGATTTCTCGCACGCATCCATCCTGGCACTTAACGCTGTGCTACTAGATGCACCGGAGACCTTGACCACTTCGCTCGACGACATCACCCGCACGATCATCGCTCAAGGTATCCGCAACAGGGAACCCTTCATCGCCGACAATGCTGTCCTCGCATCAGGCAAGTACCTCCTTTCAGATGCTGGCAACAAGACGTATGAAGGCACGAAACCAATCTTCGAGACTTTCGCCGATTACGTCCTTCCCGGTGCTCCAGTCGACACCCGTCGCCTCATTCTCGTTGTGATTCGCACCGTCTCTCGCGAGAACAACGAGCTCATCCGTCCTCATCTGGCTCTCCTCGTCCCAGCCATCTTCAAGGGTGTGCGCGATCCTGTTATTCCCGTCAAGCTCTCGGCGGAAGCTGCGTTCTTGTCCATCTTCCAGGTCGTGGAAGAGGAGAGTGCGGTATTTGACAAGTTCATGCAGGGTCCTGGGGCGAGCTTGGGTCCGGGTGAGAAGAGAAGCATGCAGGAGTACTTCAAGCGTATTGCGCTGAGGTTGAGCAGTCAGGCTAGAGAGAGGAAGGAGGCAGAAGGTGGTGCTGGAGGTCTCGGCTTGAGTAGTGATGAGCAGGAGGATGTGAGGGAGGTGTGGAGTATTGGCAAGGTGGATTTGGGAGAAGGGAACTTTGCGGATGAGTAGAAGAGTAGTGCGAGGAGCACCCCAATATGAACATATTGATGTTGACCAATTAGATCGCTGTTTGCATGCTGCAGACATGCAGATCTGGAATCAGAGTCCCCTCAATGCCGCTCATGTGCCTGATGTATAGTCTTCACTCCATCACATGACCTCGTTGCCTAGCACGATACTCCCGCTGCCAACGCCCAACTACCGCGTGTAATGGGTGAGCTTGCATGGCACGATATCTTAACAACATCTGTTCGTCCTCGGCCTCGCTTGGTGGCGTGCCAGCCAAGATCGCATCCGCCCAATCCTCCGCCATAGCCAACTCAACCTGGACCCGATGCTCTCGAAACACCTCGAACCATGTGATGCTCTCGGACTGGCTCTGACCTCGCTCGATTCAGCATTCAATGCCGGGGAGGATGTCTCCGAGATGGGCGGCCATCTTGAAACCTCGCCCCTCCGGGACGGTGCGAGAGAGGAAGGCCTCGACGACTGCAACTGCGATTTGCTTGACCTTTGCTATGATGCGGCGGGACTCGGTGATCATGTTGAAAGTTCCGTTTAGAGGCCTCAGTGGGTTGACGTAGTTGTCTCTGAGGAGTGCGCTGTGGATGTATCGGACTGTGGATGTTTCCGGTGACGAAGATTTTGATATTGGTCGGCATCTTCATGAGAGGGTACCAGATCTCGTAGTTGCCGAGAACCTTTTGCTTGACCATGATGTGTAACGTTTCGCATCTCGAAGCGTTGCTGTTAAGGAAGCAAGCGAGCGCAGTGAGGAAACCTTGAACAGTGGCAGCAATGATGACCTCGATCTTGATGTTGATCCGTGTGACCTCAAGCATGGCTTGCGGGAGGATGCCGTAGATCTGGCCCATAGAGGGAACTTGCCTGATAACCTTGTCTGGGTGTGAAGAGCGATCGGATCCCACCAGACGGTCCGTGGAGTTGAGACGGAGACGTCGAATGACATACTTCTCACTTCCTCGAGCACCTGGCGACATGTCTGAAGAAGCGCGTATGGATTCTCGAGGCGTAAAGCCTCCTCGTAGATGCGGTTGCGCAGCTCGGCAGGAAGTTTGAGCAAGCCGGTTCGGCCGTTGTCAGCATGCGCGTTCGCCATCGTCATGTTGGGAGACACTCTGGTGAAGGTGACGAGATTTGCTCAAACGTGTGGTATTTATGATGGGAAGTGTGTGTGCTGAGGATTGAGCCCGAAGTCTCGCGGCGAAAGAGCCCCACATTGTGCTGAGCTTGGACATGTGAAGCGCCAAGGCCTCACGCTCGGGTGCATATAGGTAAGTACGTCATAACAGGATCGTGTCTTTGACCTGGCGATTCACTAATGCAGAGAGAGAGAGAAATGTATCAACGTGCAAATTCGCTAGCTCATATGTGCTGACTTTACAGTTCTATGGATCACCACCTCCCGGAAGCCAACATGCGTGTGCTGTGTGGTAGGTCTACGTCGACGTCCACAGTCAACTCGCATATCCCTTCGCAGTTTTAAGCCATGCCAAAACTTACTCTACAACATGGCACGCTCAGTCTCCAAGTGTCGAGATGTCCTTGCCCTCTGCATCAAGACGCTTGATTAGCTCATCCAGCTCTTGCTGAACTGCATCGTCCCAGTTGTCTAACTCGTCCCACTGCATTCGCTTGAATTTCCATTCTTCAAACCAATCACCTATATCTCGCGCGCTCATGTTTGCACCACCATCACTGTTCTCGAGGAAGAGCTTGTATGCCTCGCCATGGATCTTTCTGCACGTGCGAAGGAGCGCCACCGCACCAACGTGTCCAGCTTTGCGATTGTGATATAGTGCCTGCTCGTAGATTCGGTTCCTCAGCTCCGCCGGCAATGCGAGAAGGCGCGAGGacgtggtggtggtggttgTAGAACTCGCCATTGTGTAAGAATCTGTGTTGTCGAGTTTCTTTGTGTGATGGAAGAGTCTCGAGGACCAAGTCGAGATTTTGTGAGAATGCCAAGTAATCGCTCCCTAGAAGTCCGTCCGTGCGTTGTGGTTCCAGTCAGTGAATACTTCCAGCCTAGCAATCACCTCCTGGATGGGTACCGAGTTGTCCCTGTCCTAGAGGTTCCACTGGGATCGACGGTAACATTCGCTTCTACCGTAGCAGAACGAAGGCAGACCTTTGTGCGCACAGAGGTATCTCAGCGTAGTCTTATCTGAGCAGCACATCGCATCGGCCACTTCAACATTCGTCAGGAGCTTCACGTCCTTATGACCAGCTTAATCATTGTCAACACTAGTAATGGTTTGGTCACTGTTGCCACCAGTGAATCGCAGCTGGCTTTATGGAGGAGCACCGGGTTCGCATTTCTGACGTGATAGAGCCTCCAAGGGGATCTATCTTCTCATTAGCAGAACCCAAAGCGGAAGACAAACACCTCGCACCACCCACAACGGCACGAGCCTTCACACATCTCCAACGGCCCCTCCCGCCCCTTCCTATACATTGCACTAAAATTTTCCATCAGCCAATCAAGCAAACCAGAACCCTCGACGTAAAACAGCAAACCCCATCCCGCAGCCAAACGCCTGCGCAAACAACGAACGTTACTGGTCCTCAAGTAGGACTCGAGTTCAATCCCCAGTGTTGCAACTTGTATAAATCCAGAGTAGATGCGAGAGAGTCCTTGACACAGTGCACTACTTAGGATGGTTGTTGGGGTTCGAGTTTCTTGTCCTGCCATTGAATTGGTGGGTTTTCTTTTTGCAAGTCTGATGGGCTTCAGGTTTCGAGGCGCGGTCGGACAGGGGGCCTGGCGGATGCTGGTGTTATTCTTGGGGCTTGCCATCAATGGTGATGTTGTTTTTGCTTTGCGGTCTTGGTGAGCCCTCAAGGTCTGAGTGCGGCCGCATGGGAGGCAAGTGTCGTTGTTCTTTCTGGACTTTGGAAATGCTCATGGTTAACGCGCATTGGCTCGATCGCAACCCGTGGGGGCATTTGCAGGGATGGGCGAACACCGCATCACCTTCGAGCTAGAGAGGTCAGCAGAACACAGGTAGATGTCAGCAGGATCAACACGATGAATTGAAATGTTACAACCTCACGCTATCCTCAACCCTCGATCCAAGCCTTGAAATCGCCTTCGATGTCCACACTAAACAGCCAACTACTGTCAATCGAGCCACCTTCACCATTCCACCCAGGCAGACGTCGTTTGTTCATTTCGTTAGTGAGATCAGTGACACCCTCGACCCTTGCTTGTCGATACTGTTGCCACCACTTCACGCCTTCTTCCCACCGCGTCTTGCCATCATTTGTAGACGACATGACCAACGAAAACGCATGCACATCTTCATACGCCTGATTGACGCCTTGGCCAGCCTGTGTATTGTCAGCAGTTGCGTGGCCGGGAACGAGGCGCGAGGGCAACAACTTACTGCCGGTGGAATGGCGTGAGCGGCATCGCCTAACATGATGACTCTTCCCTTCTCGGAACTCCATTTCGTCAGCTTTGGCACGGTGTAGAAAGGCCAGATTGAGAGCGTGTCGAGTGGTACGGCATCCATAGCCGACTGAATCATCTCGTTGTACGAGTCGTATCCCCCTCGAATGATCTCCAAGAGCTGCTTCTTATCAGCCCACAGCGCATCCCACTCAGCTCGAGAACGTTCGTGGGTGCGGTACTGAGTGCCAGCGAGGACCTCTGATCCTTCTGGGTTCTGAGGCGCCATGACGAATGCACCCGTGCTGCCGTGGATGCCGACCGGCATTGAGTACGGCTCGAAGGGTAGCTTGATTGCTGCTGTGGGTACGGCACATGTGACGGCCATGACGTTGGAGAAAGATGGCACTACATCTGGGTCGATGTACTTCCGGACTGTGCTGTGGATACCATCTGCGCCGATGAGGAGGTCTGCAGTCTTCTGCTCACCGTTCGTGAAGGCAAAGGTGACTCCAGATTCATCCTCTGACACGACATGGGAGAACTTGATTTCGTGGACGATTTCGATGCCAGCTTCTTTGACCATTGCTTTTGACTCATCCAGCAAGACTTGTCGACAGACCCGGAGAGCATCGTAGCCAAATCTGTCGGCGTTGCCCATTTCGTACGCACCCAGAAGCTTGTGTTCATTGTTGCGAGAGGTTAGGTCTCTGAAGTGGTAGCCTTTGTCCTTGAACCTGCTGTAGATGCCGATCGTGTCCAGAGTTCGAAGGGCGTTGGGGGACAACATGACAGCTCCTTCAGATCTGACATCTGGTTTGCGGAGCTCGTAGATAGTGCTGTTGATGCCATGCTTCTTGAGGAAAAGGGCCAGGGTGAGTCCAGATAGGCCTGCTCCAATGATGGTTACGTTGTCGAAAGTCATGATGCTGTTGGTGAAGTTGCTTCGACATCCTTACTGCCCATCTTCAGCTCAGCTCATCATCGGCCGAGCTCGCCTCTATACCGCATCGAAGACGCCAGCGACAGGACTGTACGACTTCGCGTAAGCATCGTCGACGCCATCATCCCGTGCCATCAAGGGCAGGACAGAGAGACAACACCTGAAGAAGCTTGGAAGGAGTGCAGTCAGCAGCATGTCCGTGAAGACTGGCTGAAACAACACCACCACCCAGCGACCTCCGCCATGACATCAACTTCAAAGGCTGTACAAACACCCCATATCTGCCTTCACACGTCCGCTCTCGAGCACCATGTCTCAACACGCTCCGAGACACATGGTTCTACCACCGCCCTCACCTTGGGCGTACTGTAGGTCGTTCTCGATAACGGCTCCGTGTAAGTTTCGTTGGCGCAACCATTCGTGTCTCTAAACTCTCCTACCTCAACGATACCAACAGCCACTGCATCCTTCCTTATTATGTCGTCCCAATAACCCAGCGGGACCACCGACACCATGCTGTCCACCCTGATCGGCGCCCTGCTGGGCTCAGCAATATCAATCTCCGCCCAAGACACCAGCATCGTCTACCCAACCACCGCCGCGCCCACCGCAACGACCGTCCCCTCCCTAAACGGCTACACCTTCGCCGGCTGCTGGAACGAAACCGACCGCCTGACAGAAGGTGGAGGCGCTCGCGCGTTACAAGGAAACACCGTCAGTACCCATTAACCACTTCTCCCAATGCATACTTACTCACATCCACCCAGACCGCATCAAATACCCTAACCCCCTCCTCCTGCATCTCCTTCTGCGCCAGCCTCAAACCCGCCACATCCTTCGCTGGCCTCGAATACGGACGCGAATGCTACTGCTCCAATTACCTAAGTCCTTTCACGGTGGAGCTGAATGCTTCGATGTGTAATTTTGCGTGTAATGGGAATGCGTCGGAGATCTGTGGTGGGGAAGGGACGATTAGTCTGTATAATAAGACGGGGGACGTCAAGAGTGAGGGTGTGAGGATAGGGAAGGGGGCGGGGGCTTAGTATGGGGTTGTTGGGGTGGTGGTGGGAGTTGTGGGGCTGGGGATGGTGTTGTGATGAGTGAGGAGGATGAGAGGTGCTGGGAGGTAAGAGAGTAGGATTTACGGGATGGAGAGAATGCCATGGCGCGAAGCTTTGGCATGAGATGTGGGAAGAAACAGGACGATGGAATGTACAGGTTTGAGAAGATGTCGGGACAGAAACGGGTGGTTGAAATTTACAGCATTGCGAAGATGGTTGAATAGAAAGAGAAGAGTTACAGCTTCAGGAAGAGCTGCAGACAGACCATCAAAACCGACAGAGATATGACAGGAAATAGTATGTACACGACAACACCAAGAGCCACCTTAGGTTCCCTCCCTCACACCTCTATCCCTCCTTCTCCTTCTCCTTCTCCTTTATCTCCCCCGGAAACCCCTGCACCCTCAACCTCCCACTCCCCTTCTCCACCCCCTCACTAACCGGCAAAATCGTAGGTCTCCCACCCACCGCTCCCCCACTCCTCCTAACCCTCCCATTCCCCACCTCCCTCAGCTCCAGCGTCCTAGGTCGTCGATACGTATACCCAAAAAACGCCCCCTTCTTCCTCAACTCAAGACACTGCTTCCCCACCACCGGATCCCTCAACATCTTATCCCTCGCCCGCTTCTGCTCCCTCTTGCCTCCGTTCTGCAGCCCGTACGGCGGGGGTTCCTCGCATCCTTGCTCAATGCGTGCTTCGGCGACTTCGACGACCCGTTCTGCGCGCCAGTGCTCGTAGTTGGTGCCGCAGTGTTCTTTGATGCGTTGGAGCTCGTCATCGGAGCAGTCTTCGAGGCCGAGTTCGTGTTTTTCGATTTTGGTCCGTTCGGCTTTCCAGCGGGGATAGTGGTGTCCGAGGACTTGTGCGAGGTCTGAGTCGCTGAGGCCGCGGTCGAGTTGTTCTCGGGAGATCTTGTCTTTGATGCTGATGTAGCTGGACGAGTCGTTGGATACGATGTCCTTCTCATCCTCGAAGTACTTTGTGATGCTTTGGTTCTCCTTCACCCTCGGGACGAAGGGCGGCGTCATCATGTGCATCTGCGACCACGGAATGCCGTGGAAGAATTTATGGGTTTTGATCTCTTCGGCGCCGTTGGGGTAGACGTGGCGCGTGAGGAGGCTATTCGTGTTGGAGGCAGCGGAGAGGCGTCGTCCTAGGCCCACTTCGCGAGCGCGGTATTGGCGGGAGCTGAGGCGGGCTTCTTTGTCGGTCAGGAGTTGTTGCATCAGCTCGATGGCAACATGAGTTGGTGCCGGAAGCCATCGCTTTGCGTCAGAGGTTGGCCGGGCCCAGCGCTCGTTGTCAGGAAAGTCTAACGCGGCTCTGTGGTTGACAATAGCTTCTTTCGTCTTCTGCCGATTCTCGCAGTAGAAGGGTGTACGGCCGTAGAGGCATTCGTAGAGGATGATTGCAATGCTCCACCAGTCGCAGCGTCCGTCGTATGGCAGACCTTGGACCACTTCTGGCGCCATGTATTGACTCGTGCCGACGACACTGCGAGCAAGCTTGCGACGTTCAGTCCTGTTGCGCCAGTTGAGCAAGCCTTCGCGACGAGCACCTTCTTCTGGGTCAGACCTCAACGGACTCTTGCCTTTGCTGTCGGTGCCATCTCGCTGGCCATCGAGCTCCTCTTGTGCGTCGAACTCGTCACCGTGGATCTTGATGCCGATCTTCTCGAGGAGTGTCTCACGTTGCTCATTGTAGTACGCTTGGCAGTGTGCCCAGTGACCATTAAATGCGAGGCCAAAGTCCGAGATCTTCAAATGACCACTCGCGCTGATGAGGAAATTGTCTGGCTTGACGTCGCGATGGATCCACTTCATCTTGTGTGCCTCCTCGATGCATAAGATCATTTCTGCCACGTACTACCTGGCAACACTTTCTTCCAAGACATCCTCGCGCAGCAGGAGACCAAGGAAGTCGCCTCCGATCATGTATTCCATGACCAGGTAGAGGTTGGTGTTGTCCTGAAAGCTGGCGACAAGCGGCACGACCCAGCGGGAGCCTTCTGAGGCGACCAAAAAGTCTCGCTCGGCACGAAGATGGCCTTCCTGGCTGGCACGAAGCATGTCAGACTTGCGGATGACCTTCATGGCGTAGACATCTGGCAATGGCTTGCCGGTCGGGAGGTTCCTCTTTGCAACGCCTTCGTTGAAGGCCGCGCTACTGGATCTGCGACTCTTCTCTCCATAATGATCATCACTCTTGTCATCGCCGTTGGGCAACGACTCGGGTCGACCTTCCGTGACTAGACGAACGATACCGAAACTTCCCTTACCGAGGATTCGAACAGTGTCGTACCCAGCAATCGATATGCCTTTCGTGTTGTGTCGCTGGATTGACGAGGCATTGAGCACTCTGACTTGACGAAGATGATCGCTCTCTGCCTTGAACCAGGCCTGGCGAGCCGTGTTTCTTTCATCGTAGGGCATGCCAACATCGCACATTCTTTGCTCGAACTTCTTGCGTCGTATCGATCGTGGCGATGATTCTTCCATCAATGTACTGTGGTATGTCTCAAGCGCACACTTTGCAGCCGCAGCGTTCTCGACTGTCATGATGGAAGGCTGTATGTCGACGACTGTTTCTTGCACCGGGATGTGCAGATACCGTCCGACGTCCTCTTCGATTGGCGGCAAAGCATTCTCGTCTGCGTTCCCAATGTTCTTGCCCGTGAACTGGCAATCTTCAGGAGTCGTGCGTTTGTGCCTCGAGCCTGACGATGGTGTACCGAGCGACGTGAAAGAGGTGGCTCTGGTTGATGTCGTGCTGGCTGGGGACCACATTGAACTCATGTCTGGGAGGGAACTCGTCACAGATGAAGCGGTCTCCGGTGAGAAGTGGTCAGCGTGATTATTCTGATAGTGCAACGGCTCAATCGAAGTGTCCAGGAACGGCATGTTCGGAGCTGCTTTTGACTTGGCACGATGGACAACAGTGTCCGTTCCAGTGGTAAGGCTGAGCTTTGCGGTGAGGGCCTCCAGCCGTTGTGTAGTCCTCTGAGAGCGGGCACTCGACTCTCTGGTATGTGATCCGTTGATAGGCACGCCATCATCAGCGGGTGGAAGGATGCCATCAGGTCCATCGTTGACACCATCTAGCTGATCGTCCATGCTCAGATAGTCTCCGCAGCCTTCGAAGCGTACAGAGCGCTTCCTTTGTGGTACATTGGTCTCGCAAGTCTCAGCCCCCGAACCAAAGCCCAGTCTGCCTCGCTTTCTGTAAACTTGTGCGTTGCCTTCAGCTGACATAGCAGATGGAGGGGGTGTGGCGGTGCGGTGGCATGGTCTTGCAGAAGTTCCATCAAGCATCAATTCGCCGTCGGCAGCTACGACAAGTCAGCTCGACAGTCCCTTCATGGCTGAGGAGTAACATCACCTTTTGGTGGCATCATCTTGGCGAGAAACCTGGATGCTTTGACCCTAAGCTTGTGCCTGGTGGTCTGCTTGGGCGAGGAGACCTCTGAAGCTGGCCGTGGAGAGGTTACTGCGTTGCTGCGAAAGACTCGGGAACACCTCTTCTTGAGCGCCTTGTCAATGTTCGATACGTCGAAAGAGCTCGAACTGGGTTCGCTTTGTGCCTTGCATCTACGACCCAGGAACAGATGCATATTGCATGCCGCCCGCCAATAATAAAGATGACTGATTGTGAAGATGGGGATTGATGTTGGGTGTTAGAGAGAACTCACCAGGGAAACAAGTAGATGAAGATTGCATGTAGCAATTGCGAGGACATTCCTGACTACTCTTGCCGTTGGTGCGCATGCTGAATGGCTCTTTCGATGTCTGCCTTAAGAAAGAGCATGACCGTCACCGAGAGACCTCGCCGCCAATGTCGCTGCTGCTTGTCGTGGTGACCATGAGGCTGCCATGTGTCCCATGTGTGCTCGTTGTTTCCTCTCTTTGGCATGAGACACAGGATCGGAGACCGACACGTGAGTGTCTCGCGAGTCGATTTTCGTGGCTTCCATTGACATGGAGGTCGATATCGTAAGATGGTGAAGGCCAAGATATGCGCAGGCACAGCAGTCACGAGGACGACATGTTCATCTCCGCTGCTCGGGGTGTCGCTGTGAGCCTGTGAGAGGAAGGGTTGTAATGGTCGCCACGTGCATGGGTTGTCAAAGAAAGTGCGCAAGCGCCACTAGCCGACTTCCGGATCGCAGCCATCTCGAATCTTCGCACTTCGCACACAACCCTGACATCTTCCACCACACCAAACACTACTTCAACGCAGCCCACAAGCCTACCAACGCCCTCGCCGACCACCAGTGACACCGAGTCCAACCTCTCAACACCGTCGAAAGACCAGCAAAGACCCTACCCGTCGACACCGTGGCAGAGCAGCGCAATGGCCATGTTACAAGACTATAATCACAGTAGTAGTAAAAGT
Proteins encoded in this region:
- a CDS encoding Salicylate hydroxylase, with product MTFDNVTIIGAGLSGLTLALFLKKHGINSTIYELRKPDVRSEGAVMLSPNALRTLDTIGIYSRFKDKGYHFRDLTSRNNEHKLLGAYEMGNADRFGYDALRVCRQVLLDESKAMVKEAGIEIVHEIKFSHVVSEDESGVTFAFTNGEQKTADLLIGADGIHSTVRKYIDPDVVPSFSNVMAVTCAVPTAAIKLPFEPYSMPVGIHGSTGAFVMAPQNPEGSEVLAGTQYRTHERSRAEWDALWADKKQLLEIIRGGYDSYNEMIQSAMDAVPLDTLSIWPFYTVPKLTKWSSEKGRVIMLGDAAHAIPPAAGQGVNQAYEDVHAFSLVMSSTNDGKTRWEEGVKWWQQYRQARVEGVTDLTNEMNKRRLPGWNGEGGSIDSSWLFSVDIEGDFKAWIEG
- a CDS encoding Serine/threonine-protein kinase cbk1, whose translation is MKWIHRDVKPDNFLISASGHLKISDFGLAFNGHWAHCQAYYNEQRETLLEKIGIKIHGDEFDAQEELDGQRDGTDSKGKSPLRSDPEEGARREGLLNWRNRTERRKLARSVVGTSQYMAPEVVQGLPYDGRCDWWSIAIILYECLYGRTPFYCENRQKTKEAIVNHRAALDFPDNERWARPTSDAKRWLPAPTHVAIELMQQLLTDKEARLSSRQYRAREVGLGRRLSAASNTNSLLTRHVYPNGAEEIKTHKFFHGIPWSQMHMMTPPFVPRVKENQSITKYFEDEKDIVSNDSSSYISIKDKISREQLDRGLSDSDLAQVLGHHYPRWKAERTKIEKHELGLEDCSDDELQRIKEHCGTNYEHWRAERVVEVAEARIEQGCEEPPPYGLQNGGKREQKRARDKMLRDPVVGKQCLELRKKGAFFGYTYRRPRTLELREVGNGRVRRSGGAVGGRPTILPVSEGVEKGSGRLRVQGFPGEIKEKEKEKEG
- a CDS encoding Serine/threonine-protein kinase cbk1 produces the protein MMPPKAADGELMLDGTSARPCHRTATPPPSAMSAEGNAQVYRKRGRLGFGSGAETCETNVPQRKRSVRFEGCGDYLSMDDQLDGVNDGPDGILPPADDGVPINGSHTRESSARSQRTTQRLEALTAKLSLTTGTDTVVHRAKSKAAPNMPFLDTSIEPLHYQNNHADHFSPETASSVTSSLPDMSSMWSPASTTSTRATSFTSLGTPSSGSRHKRTTPEDCQFTGKNIGNADENALPPIEEDVGRYLHIPVQETVVDIQPSIMTVENAAAAKCALETYHSTLMEESSPRSIRRKKFEQRMCDVGMPYDERNTARQAWFKAESDHLRQVRVLNASSIQRHNTKGISIAGYDTVRILGKGSFGIVRLVTEGRPESLPNGDDKSDDHYGEKSRRSSSAAFNEGVAKRNLPTGKPLPDVYAMKVIRKSDMLRASQEGHLRAERDFLVASEGSRWVVPLVASFQDNTNLYLVMEYMIGGDFLGLLLREDVLEESVAR
- a CDS encoding WSC domain-containing protein, which encodes MLSTLIGALLGSAISISAQDTSIVYPTTAAPTATTVPSLNGYTFAGCWNETDRLTEGGGARALQGNTTASNTLTPSSCISFCASLKPATSFAGLEYGRECYCSNYLSPFTVELNASMCNFACNGNASEICGGEGTISLYNKTGDVKSEGVRIGKGAGA